The Carnobacterium mobile DSM 4848 genome includes a window with the following:
- a CDS encoding dihydrolipoamide acetyltransferase family protein codes for MTYSFILPDSGEGIHESEIVAWDVKPGDKVKEDDILVEIQSDKAVIGLPSPVSGTVVKLLAEEGEIAKVGDSIVEIEIDDEKDSVKKDEEKLQKDNPQENEVIKEGTDTVAIEHEDVKHLKPGKESTDSNKQATSSERKLSSDIDVRMLAIPSVRKYAREKDVDLTQVPATGKNDRVTREDIDRFLTTGVSKSVAAESEKDNVQPVQQEVPAKAAPISSEKERRVKMSGTRKAIAKAMVNSKAVSPHVTVFDRVNVGKLVDHRERFKGVAKEEGVKLTYTAYFVKALVAMLSRYPELNASIDEETDEIVYHDYFNIGIATNTDKGLFVPMIRDAERKSLFTIAEEMAENTEKAMNGTLTRADMENGSMTITNVGSVATSGVWSTPIINQPEVAILGMARIEDEVIPDENKQPIVVPMLKISFAFDHRIIDGVTAQQAINDLKNFLADPELLFVKG; via the coding sequence TAAAGCGGTAATTGGGCTTCCTTCTCCAGTATCAGGAACAGTAGTGAAATTATTAGCTGAAGAAGGAGAAATAGCCAAAGTTGGAGACTCAATCGTGGAAATTGAGATTGATGACGAAAAAGACAGTGTTAAAAAAGATGAAGAAAAGTTGCAAAAAGATAATCCCCAAGAAAATGAAGTTATTAAAGAAGGAACAGACACTGTTGCTATTGAACACGAAGATGTTAAGCACTTAAAACCTGGAAAAGAATCGACGGACTCAAATAAACAAGCAACATCATCTGAACGCAAATTGTCTTCAGACATAGATGTTAGAATGCTGGCAATTCCTTCTGTTAGAAAATATGCACGTGAAAAAGATGTGGATTTAACTCAAGTACCGGCAACAGGGAAAAATGACCGTGTCACTCGTGAAGATATCGATCGTTTCTTAACTACCGGCGTTTCGAAATCTGTTGCAGCAGAATCAGAAAAAGATAACGTCCAACCAGTACAACAAGAAGTACCGGCCAAAGCAGCTCCAATTTCATCTGAAAAGGAAAGAAGAGTAAAAATGTCTGGAACACGTAAAGCTATTGCTAAAGCTATGGTAAACAGCAAAGCTGTCTCACCGCACGTGACTGTATTTGACAGGGTCAATGTTGGAAAACTTGTGGATCACAGAGAACGCTTTAAAGGTGTTGCTAAAGAAGAAGGCGTCAAATTAACCTATACTGCTTATTTTGTTAAAGCATTAGTAGCTATGTTATCTCGTTACCCAGAATTGAATGCTTCAATTGATGAAGAAACAGATGAAATCGTCTATCATGATTACTTTAATATTGGTATTGCGACAAATACTGATAAAGGTTTATTTGTTCCGATGATTCGTGATGCAGAACGCAAAAGCTTATTTACGATTGCAGAAGAAATGGCAGAAAATACTGAAAAAGCAATGAATGGAACGCTAACTAGAGCAGATATGGAAAATGGCTCAATGACAATTACAAATGTTGGATCAGTAGCGACCAGCGGAGTTTGGTCAACACCAATCATTAATCAACCGGAAGTTGCAATCTTAGGTATGGCAAGAATCGAAGATGAAGTGATACCAGATGAAAATAAACAACCGATCGTTGTACCGATGCTAAAAATATCATTCGCATTTGATCACCGAATCATTGATGGAGTGACCGCTCAACAAGCAATCAACGATTTGAAGAACTTTTTAGCAGATCCTGAATTGCTTTTCGTGAAAGGATGA
- the lpdA gene encoding dihydrolipoyl dehydrogenase produces the protein MVVGDFAEELETVVIGSGPGGYVAAIRAAQLGQKVTLIERGNIGGVCLNVGCIPSKALIHAGDEYQASLDSSILGIQTKEATINFEKTQAWKDEKVVRPLTRGVEQLLKKNKVSIIKGEAYFVNNQTLHVMFDEEKGQTYTFEKAVIATGSRPIELPSFKFGKRIVDSTGALNLKEIPKKMIVIGGGYIGTELAGAYAKLGTEVTILEGLDQILMGFEKDMVKLVEQNFKHKQVTVVTNAMAKSAVQDNQQVTVVYEVDGKEQQLEADYVLVSVGRRPNTDDIGLEIAGIETNEKGFIQVDEQGRTNKKNIYAIGDVVPGLALAHKASYEAKVAAEAIAGMKGAAVDYLAMPAVCFTDPELATVGFTEKEAKEKGFNVNSSKFPLAGNGRALSLNKTEGFIRLVTEKESHTLLGAQIAGVSASDLIGELGLAIENGLTAEDISLTIHSHPSLGESIMDAAELALGQPIHL, from the coding sequence ATGGTAGTAGGAGATTTTGCAGAAGAACTAGAAACAGTAGTGATTGGATCAGGACCAGGAGGGTATGTAGCAGCGATTCGAGCTGCTCAATTAGGTCAAAAAGTTACGCTAATTGAACGAGGTAATATTGGAGGAGTCTGTTTAAATGTTGGATGTATCCCATCCAAGGCGTTGATTCATGCTGGGGATGAATACCAAGCATCATTGGACTCATCGATATTAGGAATCCAAACAAAAGAAGCTACAATAAATTTTGAAAAGACACAAGCCTGGAAAGATGAAAAAGTCGTTCGCCCCCTAACAAGAGGTGTAGAGCAGTTATTGAAGAAAAATAAAGTTTCTATCATAAAAGGAGAAGCTTATTTCGTAAACAACCAAACATTGCATGTGATGTTCGACGAAGAAAAAGGACAAACGTATACATTTGAAAAAGCCGTAATTGCTACAGGCAGCCGGCCAATCGAATTGCCTTCATTTAAATTTGGTAAACGAATTGTTGATTCTACTGGAGCATTGAACTTAAAGGAAATACCTAAAAAAATGATTGTGATCGGCGGAGGATATATTGGTACTGAATTAGCTGGGGCATATGCTAAATTGGGCACAGAAGTTACCATTTTAGAAGGTTTGGATCAGATTTTGATGGGATTTGAAAAAGATATGGTGAAGTTAGTTGAACAAAATTTTAAACATAAGCAAGTAACAGTTGTTACAAACGCTATGGCCAAATCAGCTGTACAAGATAATCAACAGGTAACAGTTGTTTACGAAGTAGATGGAAAAGAACAACAACTAGAAGCAGATTATGTATTAGTTTCAGTCGGCAGACGCCCAAATACAGACGATATTGGTTTGGAGATTGCAGGTATTGAAACGAATGAAAAAGGATTTATACAAGTAGACGAACAAGGCCGGACAAATAAGAAAAATATTTATGCTATTGGAGACGTTGTTCCAGGACTTGCTTTAGCCCATAAAGCAAGTTATGAAGCAAAAGTAGCGGCAGAAGCCATCGCTGGAATGAAAGGAGCAGCTGTTGATTATTTAGCCATGCCAGCTGTTTGTTTCACTGACCCTGAATTGGCAACTGTCGGTTTTACAGAAAAAGAAGCAAAAGAAAAAGGTTTCAACGTAAACAGCAGCAAATTTCCATTAGCTGGCAACGGACGAGCGCTTTCTTTAAACAAAACAGAAGGCTTTATCCGCTTGGTAACAGAAAAAGAAAGCCATACGTTGTTAGGAGCACAAATTGCTGGAGTAAGTGCTAGTGATTTGATTGGCGAATTAGGATTAGCCATTGAGAATGGATTGACTGCTGAAGATATTTCGTTGACAATCCATAGTCATCCTTCATTAGGAGAAAGTATTATGGACGCAGCTGAATTAGCGTTAGGCCAACCAATCCATCTGTAA
- a CDS encoding PTS transporter subunit IIC, with amino-acid sequence MQTEKLTFKNYAMNVLNGLAIGTVVALIPGALLGELFKALLPVFPQGQFVLDATAMSNSMLGLVVGVLVGINFKFTPIQSTSLGLAAILGGGAVQFSAEGMVLSGTGDVINVGLTAAIAAGLILLLGNKLKAYTILLIPPISLIIGGGAGLLILPYIKGITTLIGHLTAQLLNFQPIIMSVLIAIIFSILIVSPITTVGIALAISLVGIGSGAGNLGVCAAGFGLAVAGWRVNPIGTSLAHFIGSPKVSMSNVFAKPKIMLPIICNAACLGALAAIFNIQGTPMSAGFGFSGLVGPVNHLNIVGWTVGNIMITILIFLVAPIVLGIAFNYLFTKIWHIISPEDYKLELA; translated from the coding sequence ATGCAAACTGAAAAGCTTACCTTTAAAAATTATGCAATGAATGTATTAAATGGATTAGCTATTGGAACAGTTGTTGCTTTGATTCCTGGAGCATTATTAGGGGAACTATTTAAAGCCTTGCTTCCTGTGTTTCCTCAAGGACAATTTGTATTAGATGCCACCGCTATGTCAAATTCTATGTTGGGATTGGTAGTAGGTGTATTAGTTGGAATCAATTTTAAATTTACGCCTATACAATCTACTTCTTTGGGGTTGGCTGCGATATTAGGAGGCGGAGCTGTTCAATTTTCTGCTGAAGGTATGGTATTGAGCGGTACGGGAGATGTAATAAATGTAGGGCTGACGGCTGCGATTGCAGCAGGCTTGATTTTATTATTAGGCAATAAATTGAAAGCCTATACAATCTTGCTGATACCACCGATTTCATTAATTATAGGCGGTGGAGCTGGTTTATTGATTTTACCTTATATAAAAGGTATTACCACACTGATTGGTCACTTGACCGCACAATTGTTGAATTTCCAACCGATTATAATGTCTGTATTGATTGCCATTATTTTTTCTATTCTAATTGTTTCGCCTATCACTACTGTTGGAATAGCGCTAGCGATCTCGTTAGTCGGAATTGGATCTGGAGCAGGAAATTTAGGGGTTTGTGCAGCCGGGTTTGGATTAGCAGTTGCAGGTTGGAGAGTCAATCCAATCGGAACCAGTCTAGCTCATTTTATTGGATCGCCGAAAGTATCGATGTCAAATGTATTTGCTAAGCCGAAAATTATGCTGCCAATCATTTGTAATGCGGCTTGTCTAGGCGCACTAGCAGCTATCTTTAACATACAAGGAACACCGATGAGTGCCGGATTTGGCTTCAGTGGCCTAGTAGGGCCGGTAAATCATTTGAATATAGTCGGCTGGACAGTTGGAAATATTATGATAACTATTCTTATTTTCCTTGTTGCCCCTATCGTACTGGGAATTGCTTTTAATTACCTATTTACTAAAATATGGCATATTATTTCGCCAGAAGACTATAAATTAGAATTAGCATAA
- a CDS encoding phosphate acyltransferase, which produces MIQNFGSLMQELTQNKAEPKKVAVVKAASRHALESIFELAKKGLVIPYLIDNEKAINEQLSQIDIEKAPYFIVPTETDTEAAFKGVEMAREKKVEFIMKGDLQTGTLLKEVVNRTTGIREQKVLSHLALIEVPAYPKLIGVTDGGMVLIPTFDQKKAIIENAAEVMRSLGYQQPKIAVLSAAEIVQPKLPASAEAAELTTEFINEKNFTVEGPISLDIALNPAAANEKHYQGKIQGDTDVLVTPDIVSGNALSKSMTLLAGGEMAGIIIGAKVPIILTSRSSSAAEKRNSLLLALKVSHAVKGKGGVE; this is translated from the coding sequence ATGATTCAAAATTTTGGATCCTTAATGCAAGAGCTAACACAGAATAAAGCAGAGCCCAAAAAAGTAGCAGTTGTGAAAGCTGCCAGCAGACATGCTTTGGAGAGTATCTTTGAATTGGCAAAAAAAGGACTCGTAATTCCTTATTTGATTGATAATGAAAAAGCAATTAACGAACAATTATCTCAAATAGATATTGAAAAAGCACCTTACTTTATTGTACCCACTGAAACGGATACGGAAGCAGCTTTTAAAGGTGTTGAAATGGCAAGAGAAAAAAAGGTTGAATTTATTATGAAAGGTGATTTACAAACGGGGACCTTATTAAAAGAAGTAGTTAATCGCACGACAGGTATCCGAGAACAAAAAGTATTGTCTCATTTAGCTTTGATTGAAGTTCCTGCTTATCCAAAATTGATTGGTGTTACAGACGGTGGAATGGTGTTGATCCCCACTTTTGACCAAAAGAAAGCTATTATTGAAAATGCTGCAGAAGTGATGCGGTCTTTAGGATATCAACAGCCCAAAATTGCAGTTCTTTCAGCTGCCGAAATTGTACAGCCGAAGTTACCAGCTTCTGCTGAGGCTGCAGAACTGACAACAGAATTTATAAATGAGAAAAACTTTACTGTTGAAGGGCCGATTTCTTTAGATATTGCACTAAATCCAGCAGCAGCTAACGAAAAGCACTACCAAGGAAAAATTCAAGGAGACACTGATGTGCTAGTAACTCCTGATATTGTGTCTGGAAATGCTCTTTCTAAAAGTATGACTCTTCTGGCTGGAGGAGAAATGGCAGGAATCATTATTGGTGCTAAAGTTCCCATTATTCTAACATCCAGAAGTTCTTCAGCTGCTGAGAAAAGAAATTCACTTTTATTAGCGCTTAAAGTTAGTCATGCAGTTAAAGGGAAAGGAGGAGTCGAATAA
- the buk gene encoding butyrate kinase: MVDRILAINPGATSTKIGYFENDKLQWKKELSYSYEKVSEYQKIMDQYEFRYQDIAQYLKTKNFSAASFDSVVGRGGLLPPVNAGAYLVNDAIMDCLKNRPVLEHASNLGASLAKGISKEFGTSECEAFIYDPVTVDQMEEVARISGLALIERKSIGHVLNMRAVCMKIAEDKLEKTYEESNFVVAHVGGGSSASAHKQGRMIDLISDDEGLFSAERTGGLPLKEVIPLCYNYSEKEMTDLTRKKGGLASYFGTNDARLIEEKAQKGDEKAKIVLEAMAYQIAKTIGELATVLYGKIDAVILTGGLAHSVHITELVKERTSFLAPVYIVPGEEELTALAKGARRVLIGQEKANIFQEPAYNN; this comes from the coding sequence ATGGTCGATCGTATATTAGCGATTAATCCCGGAGCTACGTCAACTAAAATCGGATATTTTGAAAATGATAAATTACAATGGAAAAAAGAATTATCTTATTCTTATGAAAAAGTATCTGAATACCAAAAAATTATGGATCAATACGAATTTCGTTACCAAGATATTGCTCAATATTTAAAGACTAAAAATTTTTCAGCAGCTTCTTTTGACTCAGTTGTCGGCCGGGGAGGTTTGTTGCCTCCAGTTAATGCAGGTGCCTACTTAGTAAATGATGCCATTATGGATTGTTTAAAAAATCGTCCTGTCTTAGAACATGCTTCTAATTTAGGCGCGAGTCTTGCAAAAGGAATTTCCAAAGAATTTGGTACTTCGGAATGTGAAGCATTTATTTATGACCCAGTTACGGTAGATCAAATGGAAGAAGTTGCTCGGATTTCTGGACTGGCATTAATTGAAAGAAAAAGTATTGGACATGTTTTAAATATGCGGGCTGTCTGTATGAAAATTGCTGAAGACAAACTTGAAAAAACTTATGAAGAAAGCAACTTTGTTGTTGCTCATGTAGGTGGAGGAAGCTCCGCAAGTGCTCATAAGCAAGGACGGATGATTGATCTGATTTCAGACGATGAAGGATTATTTTCAGCAGAGCGAACAGGTGGATTGCCATTAAAAGAAGTTATTCCATTGTGTTATAATTATTCTGAAAAAGAAATGACAGATCTTACCAGAAAAAAAGGAGGTCTCGCATCTTATTTCGGAACAAATGATGCGCGACTTATTGAAGAAAAAGCTCAAAAAGGAGATGAAAAAGCCAAAATCGTCTTGGAAGCAATGGCTTATCAAATTGCAAAAACAATCGGCGAGTTGGCTACCGTTCTTTATGGGAAAATAGACGCTGTTATTCTAACGGGCGGACTGGCTCATTCAGTTCATATTACAGAACTAGTAAAAGAAAGAACCTCTTTTCTTGCGCCAGTATATATTGTTCCGGGAGAAGAAGAATTAACAGCATTAGCCAAAGGAGCACGACGTGTATTGATTGGGCA